AAGTCAGCAGGCCGTTGAACACCGCGATCTGCAGCTGCTGGTCGACATCCTGCCAGCCATCCAGGCCACTGATGCGCAGATCCTTGCTGTGCTTGAGTTCCGGGAACACGCCACTGCCCACCGCACCGGGCAGCAGGCCACGCGTGGCACGCATGCGCTCGACGATGGCCGCGCAGACCTCGCTGGGGACGGCGTTGTGGATGACTTCGATGAAATCGACCGGGCCCTGCTCGTGCATGCGTGCATTCCTTAGGCGGCAACGGCTTGATGGTGCCGTTTGCCGCCCTCGGTGTCACCCCACGGTCATGTCATCGTTCCGCCATGACCGCTGTCGGAGGACCTGCCTCAGCCCTGCGCGTCGTCGTGCGCGTGGTGGTAGCGCACGGCCTCGGCCACTTCCTCGCGCGAACCGAGGAACACCGGCACGCGCTGGTGCAGCTGGTCGGGCTGGATGTCGAGGATGCGCTCGCGGCCGGTCCAGGCAGCGCCGCCGGCCTGTTCGACCAGCAGGCCCATCGGATTGGCTTCGTACATCAGGCGCAGCTTGCCGGCCTTGGACGGGTCCTTCTTGTCCCACGGGTAGATGAAGATGCCGCCGCGGGTCAGGATGCGATGCACGTCGGCCACCATGCTGGCGATCCAGCGCATGTTGAAGTTCTTGCCGCGCGCGCCTTCCTTGCCCGCCAGCAGGTCGCCGACGTAGGCCTGCATCGGCGCTTCCCAGTGGCGCTGGTTGGACATGTTGATGGCGAATTCCTGGGTGGCCGCCGGAATCTGCATGTTCTCGGTGGTCAGCACGAACTCGCCCTTCTCGCGATCGAGGGTGAAGGCGTGGGTGCCATGGCCGACGGTCAGCACCAGCTGGGTGCTGGGCCCATAGATGCAGTAACCGGCGGCGATCTGCTTGCTGCCCGGCTGCAGGAAGGCGTCATCGCCCGGCAGTTCGACGTTGGTCGGGCAGCGCAGCACCGAGAAGATGGTGCCGACGGAGACGTTGACGTCGATGTTGGAGCTGCCATCGAGGGGATCGAACAGCAGCAGGAAATCGCCGCGCGGATAGATGTCCGGCACCGGCTGGCTGTGGTCCATTTCCTCCGAGGCGCAGGCGGCCAGGTGGCCACCCCAGGCGTTGGCCTCGAGCAGGATCTCGTTGCTGATGACGTCCAGCTTCTTCTGCGCTTCACCCTGCACGTTGCCGGTACCGGCGTCGCCGAGCACGCCACCAAGGGCGCCCTTGCTGACGGCGATGGAGATGCTGGTGCAGGCGCGGGCGACGACCGCGATCAGCTGGCGCAGGTCGGCATTGATGCGGCCGGCGTGCTGTTCCTGGATCAGGAAGCGGGTCAACGAAGTACGGGACATGAGCGGGCAGGTCTCGGCAGCGGGAAAACGCCTATTGTCGCCCGTCTGGTGGGGGCGTGCGTGAGCGCGGGAAGGCGTAATCGTTTCCAGAGGCGTTGCGCTGATGGCGCCTCCGCTGATCGAGGCTCGCGGGAGCGAGAGACGATGCAGGACACGCTGCAAGTACCTCCATATAAGCTCGATGGCGCCATCCATGGCGCCAACGGTCCTGCATCGCCTCCCCCTCCCGCGCGCTTCAGGGTTCGCCGCGAGCGCGGTGGGGGTAGCAAAGGCAGAGGCAGGAGCAAAAACAAAGGCGCCTCGCGGCGCCTTTGTGATCAAACCACTGGAGCGTTGTTTCAGCCGTTGGCGACGGTGGCCACGGCCTTGGCGACGTATTCCAGGTTGTTCTGGTTCAGCGCGGCCACGCAGATGCGGCCGGTGCCGACGGCGTAGATGCCGAACTCGTCGCGCAGGCGCTCGACCTGCTCACGGCTCAGGCCGGAGTAGGAGAACATGCCGGCCTGCTCGTTGATGAAGCCGAACTGCGGTGCACCTGCAGCGGCCAGCTTCTCGACCAGGCCGTGGCGCAGGGCGTGGATGCGCTCGCGCATCTCGGTCAGCTCCTGTTCCCACATCGCGCGCAGTTCCGGGTTGGTCAGCACGCCAGCCACCAGCGCAGCACCGTGGGTGGACGGGCTGGAGTAGATGGTGCGGATCACGCGCTTGACCTGCGACTGCACGGCCTTGGCGTCCGCGGCGGTCGGCGCCACCATCGACAGCGCACCCACGCGCTCGCCATACAGCGAGAACGACTTGGAGTACGAGTTGGCGACGATGAAGCTGTCGATGCCGGCTTCGGCTATGATGCGCACGGCGGCGCCGTCCTGCTCGATGCCCTTGTCGAAGCCCTGGTAGGCCATGTCGATGAAGGGGAACAGCTGGCGGTCCTTCAGCAGCTGTGCGACCTGCTTCCACTGGCTGACCGTGAGGTCGGCACCGGTGGGGTTGTGGCAGCAGGCATGCAGCAGCACCACGGTGCCGGCGTCCAGCTTGCCCAGGTCGGCCAGCAGGGCGTCGAAGTTGACGCCATGGGTGGTCGGGTCGAAGTAGGAATACTCCACCACCTCGAAGCCGGCCGCGCTGAACACGGCGCGGTGGTTTTCCCAGCTCGGGTTGCTCAGCGCAACGGTGGCGTGCGGCAGCAGCTTCTTCAGCACGTCGGCGCCGACGCGCAGCGCACCGCTGCCACCGACGGTCTGTGCGGTGGTGACGCGGCCGGCGGCCAGCAGCGGCGAATCCTTGCCGAACACCAGCTCACGCGTGGCCTGCGTG
The sequence above is a segment of the Stenotrophomonas maltophilia genome. Coding sequences within it:
- a CDS encoding class 1 fructose-bisphosphatase — translated: MSRTSLTRFLIQEQHAGRINADLRQLIAVVARACTSISIAVSKGALGGVLGDAGTGNVQGEAQKKLDVISNEILLEANAWGGHLAACASEEMDHSQPVPDIYPRGDFLLLFDPLDGSSNIDVNVSVGTIFSVLRCPTNVELPGDDAFLQPGSKQIAAGYCIYGPSTQLVLTVGHGTHAFTLDREKGEFVLTTENMQIPAATQEFAINMSNQRHWEAPMQAYVGDLLAGKEGARGKNFNMRWIASMVADVHRILTRGGIFIYPWDKKDPSKAGKLRLMYEANPMGLLVEQAGGAAWTGRERILDIQPDQLHQRVPVFLGSREEVAEAVRYHHAHDDAQG
- a CDS encoding aromatic amino acid transaminase, whose amino-acid sequence is MSFFANVELVPGDPILGLTEAYNADSRPTKVNLGVGIYYDESGRIPLLRAVKQIEQQLAAEAKPRGYLPIDGLPAYTQATRELVFGKDSPLLAAGRVTTAQTVGGSGALRVGADVLKKLLPHATVALSNPSWENHRAVFSAAGFEVVEYSYFDPTTHGVNFDALLADLGKLDAGTVVLLHACCHNPTGADLTVSQWKQVAQLLKDRQLFPFIDMAYQGFDKGIEQDGAAVRIIAEAGIDSFIVANSYSKSFSLYGERVGALSMVAPTAADAKAVQSQVKRVIRTIYSSPSTHGAALVAGVLTNPELRAMWEQELTEMRERIHALRHGLVEKLAAAGAPQFGFINEQAGMFSYSGLSREQVERLRDEFGIYAVGTGRICVAALNQNNLEYVAKAVATVANG